The proteins below come from a single Treponema phagedenis genomic window:
- the rpsU gene encoding 30S ribosomal protein S21 yields the protein MAYITVDDSENLEKAIKRFKRQVEKEGIIREWKKREYYEKPSTILNRKKKALQRKLMKKNRKTYDSKAY from the coding sequence GTGGCTTATATAACTGTCGATGATTCTGAAAATTTAGAAAAAGCGATTAAACGTTTTAAGAGACAGGTAGAAAAAGAAGGCATTATTCGTGAGTGGAAAAAAAGAGAATATTATGAAAAGCCTTCAACTATTCTTAACCGAAAAAAGAAGGCGTTACAGCGTAAACTAATGAAAAAAAACCGCAAAACATACGATTCAAAAGCGTATTAA
- the def gene encoding peptide deformylase — translation MEILYLGEESLRQKSIPVENITEEIKDLVQKMFVTMKIKDGIGLAAPQIGKNIRLFVTGVNNEQRVFINPQIIETSEKVCSYEEGCLSIPQIYEKVVRPETVTVQYQNIDGRRKTLQATGLLARVIQHENDHLDGVLFIDRIDEKLREEAIKLFEKKKKPIKKKAAV, via the coding sequence ATGGAAATATTGTATTTAGGGGAAGAGTCTTTGAGGCAAAAATCAATTCCCGTTGAAAATATAACTGAAGAAATCAAAGATTTGGTACAAAAGATGTTTGTTACCATGAAAATAAAAGACGGAATTGGGCTTGCCGCCCCGCAAATAGGAAAGAATATTCGACTCTTTGTTACAGGAGTAAATAATGAACAACGGGTATTTATCAACCCTCAAATTATAGAAACATCGGAAAAAGTTTGCTCGTATGAAGAGGGCTGTTTAAGCATTCCTCAAATATATGAAAAGGTTGTGCGCCCCGAAACTGTTACGGTACAATATCAAAATATTGACGGCAGACGAAAAACGCTTCAGGCAACCGGTTTGCTCGCCCGTGTTATTCAACATGAAAACGATCATTTAGACGGCGTATTGTTCATTGACAGAATAGACGAAAAGCTGCGAGAAGAAGCGATTAAACTTTTTGAAAAAAAGAAAAAACCAATAAAGAAAAAGGCTGCTGTTTGA
- the fmt gene encoding methionyl-tRNA formyltransferase: protein MLKILFAGTPECAVPVLHAIAQKHHIVGILTRPPAAVGRSKKLIPSAVALATEVLKSEKRISPAAPLFTPEKLNKDVREAIAAVSPDVMVCFAYGKIFGQSMLDLFPLDAINIHPSLLPRWRGSTPVPAAILAGDTKTGVTVQQMALEMDAGDILAQCTIPLDGSETAESLLNLCAQKSADLTLSVLQKITDKTLSPMPQDHSAATFCGMLTKEMGLINWHNSAEEIDRRHRAFVPWPGTFTYKNNEKLSIQALAIATSENTQNAEPGTILTADKKNGILVQTGKGIISLIQLQRTGKKSLYWKDFLNGSAEFLTGKFNASL, encoded by the coding sequence ATGCTGAAAATACTCTTTGCGGGAACCCCTGAATGTGCGGTTCCCGTTTTACATGCTATCGCACAAAAGCATCATATAGTCGGCATTTTAACGCGCCCGCCCGCTGCAGTCGGCAGATCAAAAAAACTTATTCCTTCCGCTGTTGCACTTGCAACGGAAGTATTAAAATCAGAAAAACGCATAAGCCCTGCCGCCCCTCTTTTTACCCCCGAGAAGCTGAATAAGGATGTAAGAGAAGCAATAGCAGCAGTATCGCCGGATGTCATGGTATGTTTTGCATACGGAAAAATATTCGGGCAAAGCATGCTTGATTTATTTCCTCTAGACGCAATCAACATTCACCCCTCATTATTGCCAAGGTGGCGCGGCAGTACTCCGGTGCCTGCCGCCATTTTAGCCGGCGACACCAAAACCGGCGTTACCGTACAGCAAATGGCGCTCGAAATGGATGCGGGGGATATCCTTGCACAATGTACAATTCCGCTCGACGGATCTGAAACAGCGGAAAGTCTTTTAAACCTTTGTGCGCAAAAATCTGCGGACTTAACACTCTCCGTTTTGCAAAAGATAACAGATAAAACTCTTTCTCCGATGCCGCAAGATCATTCAGCGGCAACTTTTTGCGGAATGCTTACGAAGGAAATGGGCTTAATAAACTGGCACAATTCCGCTGAGGAAATCGATAGGAGACATCGGGCTTTTGTGCCGTGGCCCGGAACCTTTACGTATAAAAACAACGAAAAACTTTCTATTCAGGCGCTTGCAATTGCGACGTCGGAAAATACTCAGAATGCAGAGCCGGGAACTATTTTGACTGCGGATAAAAAAAACGGCATTTTAGTGCAAACGGGAAAAGGAATCATTTCTCTTATACAATTGCAGCGAACGGGGAAAAAAAGCCTCTACTGGAAAGATTTCTTAAACGGTTCTGCAGAATTTTTGACAGGAAAATTCAATGCATCTTTATGA